From one Triticum urartu cultivar G1812 chromosome 3, Tu2.1, whole genome shotgun sequence genomic stretch:
- the LOC125545659 gene encoding E3 ubiquitin-protein ligase RGLG2-like — translation MGGGHSRSESRGDGSGNGRYAHSASFQQPPAPQWGPPGAGGYPYGAGQDAQGGYYGAPPQQGGYAAPYPAYQPAPVAAQPPPPAARAGAANKPRLDRRYSRIADDFRSVEQVTDALAQAGLESSNLIVGIDFTKSNEWTGKFSFHGRSLHHISNVPNPYEQGISILGQTLSKFDEDNLIPCFGFGDASTHDQDVFCFYPDERPCNGFSEALERYRELVPHLRLAGPTSFAPIIEMAMTIVEQSGGQYHVLLIIADGQVTRSVDTASGQLSSQEQKTVDAIVRASELPLSIVLVGVGDGPWDMMKEFDDNIPARAFDNFQFVNFSEIMSKNMPQSRKEAAFALSALMEIPQQYKATVELGILGRRSMKAPERVPLPPPGGSHDAYSYGSKSFSKPQPSTSSSAYPPYETAHTAAPAAPSSAYDNQVCPICLVNPKDMAFGCGHQTCCECGQTLESCPICRSPITTRIKLY, via the exons atGGGGGGCGGGCATTCGAGGAGCGAGTCGCGGGGGGACGGGAGCGGGAACGGGCGGTACGCGCACTCGGCGTCCTTCCAGCAGCCGCCGGCGCCGCAGTGGGGGCCGCCGGGGGCGGGAGGGTACCCGTACGGCGCCGGCCAGGACGCGCAGGGCGGCTACTACGGCGCGCCGCCGCAGCAGGGGGGCTACGCCGCGCCCTACCCGGCCTACCAGCCCGCGCCCGTCGccgcgcagccgccgccgcccgcagcgcGGGCGGGGGCGGCCAACAAGCCGCGCCTCGACCGGCGCTACTCGCGGATCGCCGACGACTTCCGGTCCGTGGAGCAG GTTACTGATGCTCTAGCTCAAGCTGGACTCGAGTCTTCGAATCTCATCGTGGGTATTGATTTCACAAAGAGCAATGAATGGACAG GCAAATTCTCCTTCCATGGACGTAGTTTACATCACATTAGCAATGTACCAAATCCTTATGAACAAGGAATCTCGATTCTTGGACAGACATTGTCTAAATTTGATGAAGATAACTTGATTCCCTGCTTCGGATTTGGAGATG CATCAACACATGACCAAGACGTATTCTGTTTTTACCCTGATGAGAGACCGTGCAATGGATTCTCAGAAGCTCTTGAGCGATACAGGGAACTCGTTCCACATTTGCGCTTGGCTG GACCAACATCTTTTGCACCAATAATTGAGATGGCTATGACCATCGTGGAGCAAAGTGGTGGGCAGTACCATGTTCTGCTGATAATTGCTGACGGACAG GTTACAAGGAGTGTAGATACTGCATCTGGGCAGCTGAGTTCCCAAGAGCAAAAGACTGTTGATGCCATTGTGAGGGCCAG TGAACTGCCGCTATCTATTGTGTTAGTAGGAGTTGGTGATGGCCCATGGGACATGATGAAGGAATTTGATGACAACATTCCTGCCCGGGCTTTTGATAATTTTCAA TTTGTGAACTTCTCGGAGATAATGTCTAAAAACATGCCACAATCAAGAAAAGAGGCAGCGTTTGCACTTTCAGCCTTGATGGAGATACCACAACAGTACAAAGCAACTGTGGAATTAGGAATATTAGG TCGTCGTTCTATGAAGGCTCCAGAAAGGGTTCCTCTGCCTCCTCCTGGTGGAAGCCATGATGCTTATTCATATGGATCTAAAAGCTTTAGTAAACCTCAGCCTAGTACATCTTCATCAGCGTATCCTCCCTATGAAACTGCACATACTGCGGCCCCTGCTGCACCGTCTTCTGCTTATGATAATCAG GTTTGCCCTATCTGCCTTGTGAACCCAAAAGACATGGCTTTTGGCTGTGGACACCAG ACGTGCTGTGAATGTGGACAGACATTGGAGTCATGCCCAATCTGTCGGAGTCCAATTACCACCAGAATAAAGCTATATTAG